The nucleotide sequence CTTTAAAAAGCCTTCAAAAATAACAATGGATACTCTTTTAGGTAAAAAGATAATTAAGATAATAAGTAATAACATAAATGTGTATTCGGCACATACCAATCTTGATAGTGTTAAAGATGGGATTAATGATGCTGTAGTTAACATATTAGGATTTGATAAATCAAGTATTTTAGCTAAGAATAACAAAGCAGTAAAGGAAGCTGGAATTGGTAGAGTTGTAGAATTAGAGCAAAATATGACACTTAAAGAATTGTGCGATAGAGTTAAAGAAAGCTTTAAAATACAAAGCTTAAGATACTGTGGAGATGAAGATAAAAAAATACACAGTTTTGCAGTTATAAATGGGAGTGGGCAAGACTTTTTTGAAGAGGCTAGAAAGAGAGGAGTTGACTGTATAATTACAGGAGATACTTCTTACCACTATGTTAGTGATTACAATGAGATGAATATAGCTGTTATCGATGCTGGTCATTTTGGAACAGAATGGCCATCTGTAGTAGTTATGTCAAAAAAGCTTGAAGGTGCTTTGCATAAGATGGGCATAAATACACCAATTTTAGTTTCACAGAATAATATTGATCCATATAAATTTAAGTAGATATAGAGGTTTTCTATGTCTACTTTTATTTTTACATAAAATAGACAATCTATTTATAAATGCTGTTTTATTAATATTAGGTAGGTTTTTGTAAAACAAATAGCTTATAAATATATTAAAATGTGTTTAAAGTCACATTTTAGTACATATGTAAGTTAAGTTTTATAGTATAAAACCTATTATTGGGAGGAAGAGATATGAATAATAATGTAGAATTAGCATATTTAATTCAAGAAAATTATGATCTCATAAAAGAAAGCAAAAAAATACTTAGGGATGGGTCATATATCTATCTGCTAAAAAAATTAAAAAGCGAATTTGAAACTGCCAAGAAAAATTATGTAAACAGAAAAACAGAATTAGCTAAAATAAAACAAAGCTACTCAGCTATAAGTATTGAACTTAGAAAAGAAAGAGAAAAGATGGAGACTAATGAATATAAGTTGTATAACAAAGCTGGTTCTAATTTAAACATGATAGAAAAGTTAGAAGGAGCAATTGAAATTGAAAAGCAAAACTTAAAGAATCTAGAAGATGAGGCAGTGGATTTATTAGATGAAGAAGAAAAGTTGAAAAAGGAAATAGAAGATTTAAGACTTAAGCTTGTAAATATAAAGGATAATTTTTATGACTATAAGGAAAAAAGTAGCGAAAAGGTTGAAAAAGCAAGACAGGAAATGATTGCGGCTAAAACAAAAATAGAAGAGATCAAAAGTAAAATACCTAAGGAGTTATTTGAAGAGATATCACATTTGATGTCAAAAAGCAGCTGTGCAGTTGCAAAATTAAATGGAGAGATATGTGGGGGCTGCAGGATGAAGGTTTCATCAATGACAATAGATGACCTTATAAATAACAACAGTATAGTTCATTGTGATAACTGCGGCAGGATTTTATATTACGATGAAAGTGAAGGAAAAATTAAAAGAAAATATAAAAGAAAAATAAGAGCGTAATTATATAATAAATTTTACTATTGATATAATATAATATTTATGTTATGATATTCTATGCGAGTAAGCCAGACAATCGCTGCTGCAATTTGCAGGAGAGGAAAGTCCGAGCTCCATAGGGCAGGGTGCCGGGTAACTCCCGGTCAAGGCGACTTGAAGGAAAGTGCAACAGAGATATACCGCCATTTTATAATGGTAAGGGTGGAAAGGCGAGGTAAGAGCTCACCAGCGCATTGGCGACTTTGCGGCTATGTAAACCCCATCTGGAGCAAGATCAAATAGGGAAGCGTTTTGGAGTGGCCCGCTCTGCTTCCGGGTAGCATCGCTTGAATCTTATGGTAACATAAGGTCTAGATAGATGATTGTCGAATACAGAACTCGGCTTACAGGTTTAGTCGTCCATTGAAAACACTAGGTTTCGTGCTTAGTGTTTTTTATTTTGCCACCGATTTGCCATACTATTCGTTTAAAAGCAAAGATATGTGTTAAGGATAAAGAAATGTATACCGATATTTTATGAATTAATAATATAAGAGTTTTAATATTCCTTCAAATGGAGTGGAAGGTGAATTATCTACATATTTAGCAGTAGTTATAGTAACAAGGCTGCACCAAAGAGCGTTTCCTAAAGAAAGCCAATTAGCTAAATGCATTCCTATAGTTGCAGTAATCAGCAGTAATCAGCGGTACCAAATAAACTATATGGTTATTTTGATTTGATATTTTATTGATGAGAATTAAAATTTATATCAATAAAAAAGGCTATTATTGACATACCGTAGGAAAACCCATAAAATAAGAAGATGAGTAGGATATGTATAAATGTTTTATAAAGTCCAAGGATGGTACTTTATTATATTACATAAACTTTAATAAAGAGAAAATTTATGACATAAAAGTGGTGATACAAATAGCAGATAAAATATTAGTAGTAATCTCTAAAATGGATTCATTTATAGGAGAATTAAGAAAAGGAATAGATAAAACAGAAGCTGTTAAAAAGGATATACAAGAACAGAGGCGAATATTAATTAATGGATTTTGTTCTGATGCAGGTAAAGAAGTTCAAGAGAATGTAGGTAATCTTTTAAAAGTCTCAAGAAATATTTTAGATACAATGGGAAGAATGTCAGTAAAATTAAATACTGCAAAAACAGAATTTATAAAAGCAGATCAAAATAGTTTTAAGACAAAAAGTTTTCAGCCTAAAAGGATTTATAGAGGAGAAAAGCCTTCAAAAGAGGCAGCAGATAAAGCACATATAATACCTAATAATAAGCTCGAAATTGAACTTGGAAAATATATAATATGTTATCTGATTAAGGAGAAGCTCGAATCAGACAAGCTAAAAAAAGAACTAGAAGTAGGAGATTTCGATAGCATATGTAGAGATTTTGATGGTATGGATTTGGAAAATACTCTAAATGCGATAACATTAGGAGAAGCAGGAGCAGCAATTGAAGGCTTTGAATCATTAGTTAATGGAGCCTCAAAAGGATTGAAACTACTTAAAATAGGCATAGAAGGAGCGAAAAAAGCTTTATCAAAACTAACAGTGGAGGACGTAGCCTTAGCATTTGCAGGAGCAAAAGGATTAATAAGAATAGAAGAAACTGTTAAAAATTTAGATAAAGAGGAAGGAATAATAAAGGCAGCATTAGAGGCAGCAAAACAAAAATTAGATAATTTATCTAAGATAGTGACTGATATGAATAGTGTTGAAAAAAATAAAAGCTTACACGGAGAAAATCTTGTTAAGGAAGTAAGTAAAACTGAAACATATACTGATGCCATGAAAAAGTATATTATAGTTCCGGAGGATGGTTTTCAAGCGTTACTTGAGAGGAAATATATTGAAATTAGAAAATCAGGTTTAAGTGATGTTAAAACAGTTTCAAAAAATACAGGATTATCAGAACAAGATATTGTAGATATGAAGAAACATTTATTTTTAAATACTCATGACTTATCTATAGGAGGAAGCGCTCCTAAAAAATTATATTTTCAGGCAGATCCGGATATTGCATATGCTTGGCAAAAAGCACAAAGCGGAGAACTTACAGAGTTGCAAAAAAAATGGTTTAAAACACTTAGAAATCATGAGATAACAGAAAAAAAATCTATGGATAATGGAATGCTTTTAAGGCATCCATCTACTTGGAATGCGGAAACAGAGCAATTCACTTCTAATCCTTTAAAGAATGCACATGACAAAGCAAATTTGACTTCTCCAAATCCAACAGATCCATTTCCTGGATATGATGCAGCATCAGATTTTATTAAAAATATTGATAAAGATATTAATTACTAATTTTGAGGTGATAAAATGTATATGAAAGAAGCAATTACAAGGATTAATAACATAAAATGGAATGTAGTTGGCACAAGTGAGTCAGAAGAAGAAAGTAATTTAGGTTATGAGTTCTTAAGAAGGTTAGCTAAATTCTTTAAGGACGAATCAATAAAACCAGTAAAGCCACTAGTTGCAAATATAGCTAAACTGCTTGGTGATACAGAAGAAGAAATAGATATTTCTAATTATTGTACTTCGGAAGTTGTGGGGTTTTTTGGAGAAAACATATATATGAGAAATGTGGTGCAATATTATATACAATTAGCTAGATATGCCGATAAAAATATAGATGCTATTAAATATCTAAGTGTATATGAACCAGCAATTAGAATATTTGAAAGAGGAGGTATGTTTGTTCTTAAGATAAACGCATTAGATATAGTAAAGGTTGCACATTTTCCATTAGATAGATGGTATGAAAGATTTGTTGAAAAAGAACCTATTAATATAGATGGAATATAGTTGTTGTTAAGAAGGAGTAACAAATATAAACTAAAAAAGAAGGTACATATTGAGAGTGTAAAATAGTCTGTGTAAACTTCAGAAGATGATATAATAAATTATCAGAATGAAGGGAGCATGGACTATGTTTTCTCTGAAGATGAACTAATAAAAATACTTGCTAAAGATCCAAATGTAAAAACAGTCGAGGATGTTCAAAATATATTGAAGAGTTGTTTAAAAATTTGTTTCAGCAGATGTTCAAAGGAGAACTGGACGAACATATAGGATATGCTAAACATAACTATAAAGATAAAATTTTTCATTTTAAGTTGCAGAATCTTATTTTTTATTTCTGGTAATGCGACAATGAATCATAAAAATGCAGAAGCAACAACAAGGGTAGCACTTATATGCCTGATATTTTAGGTAATAAGATTAGTATTTGCATTTTTGTATAGAAGCGAACGGAAATGAGTGCTAATGGAATGATATTAGCTAGTATTTCAGATTTAATAGCATCAATTTTTGCTATCTTAATAAGTAATATCATATCTTTCATATTTTGTTTTATAGCATGTATGCTATTTTTGTTGCAGGAATATTAGGATATAGGGCTAACGCAAAATAGAATGGTAGCATAAATAAATTTGTTACCGTACTAATAAAATATATATTTCTACATAGTAGTGTTAAAAGATAAATTATTCAAAACAGAGAAAACATACTTAGATAGTGAGGAATATATGTCGTATAATATTGATAATAAGTTTGAATTGCACAAAAGATGGGTTGAGACAAGTGGTCATGAGGGTGAAAAGTTATGTTTAGAGGAAGTAGATTTTAGAAAATTTGATTTATCTGATAAACTGTTTGAACAAGCAAATCTAGCAGAGTGTGTATTTGACAATCTTAACCTTGAAAATATAGATTTTCATACATCACTTCTATGTTCATCAACTTATAAAAATACTAACTTAAGAGGATGTGATTTTTACAAAACAGATTTAAGTTATACAGATTTTTCTGATGCTGTTATAAAAAATGTTAGGTTTAGCAAAAGTGATTGTTGGGAATCAATATTTAGAAATGTTAATTTAATAAATTGTAATCTGATAAATGATTACTTTTACTTAACTGATTTTAGCAATGCAACATTGGATAATGTAGATATAAGTCTATCCACATTTGAGGAGACATTACTAAATGGAGTAAAATTAAGAAATATTAAAGGTATAGAAGAAGCTCATTTTGAAAGTATTAATATTGGTACATTTGAGAAACCGATATTGCTGAAATCACAAGAAGCAAAGAAATGGGTGTTAGAAAACTGCTTGTAGTAATGATAAAAAACAAATTTGTTTTAAGATAATCTATAAATAAAATAATCCTTATTTGTAATTATCATACCGAAGTGAAATATAATGAATCATTTGAAAATTAAGTAGGTTGGTTTATTATTTTTTGTGAATAAATTCATCTCAAGTAGCATTAGTGTTTGCAGGAAGAAGAGATTAACATGAGTAGTAATAAAAAATCTAATAAATTCAATTTATCATATAGGAGATATTTTTGAATACGATAAGGATATTTCAGTAAATGATGCATTAAACTATTTAGATAAAATAAAAATGGAGTTGTTAAATCTACGGACAATGAAATCATAGAAGTGTGTATTGATGTTATTTGTGCAGCATTTCTTCATATTTCACATTTAGATGATTTTGATATATCGTTCTTAAAAGAATATTTAAATATTGAAACCAACCAAATTGTAGAAAACATCATAACAATAATGGGAGCAAGTTGTAGGATACAGTATAGAAACATAATAAGTAACTATCTATCATCAGATAATCAAAATATTGTTGATGCTGCTGAGGAAGCTTTGGAGACTTTGGATTTTATGGTGCAGCAAAAGGAGCGTTAAAATTAGTGATTTTAACATAAAATGTGTAATAAAAATGTATAGGTAGAGAGGAAATAATAACATGAATATAATGGTTGACAGAAATGAAAAACTTCCGATATTCTTCCGACATTCCACAAAATAAACTAAGATAAATTAGAATAAAGTAAAATATAAGAGTGCTTATAAAGTTAGAATTTGTAAGGCTTTAAAGATATATTAAGATAAATGAGGATACATAAAAATACCGCTGTTCGCAAATACAGAACTCGGCTTACAGGTTTAGTCGTCCATTGAAAACACTAGGTTTCGTGCTTAGTGTTTTTTATTTTGCCATACTATTGCCATACTAATCTTTTAATATGTTTAGTAGTTTTTCAGTGGCAGCTTTTTGCATGCTTTTATTAACATGAGAATAAATATTAGCAGTTGTAGCGATATCTTTATGGCCTAAACGTTCCTGTATAACTTTTAAGTCAGTGCCTTGTTGTAGTAAAAGAGTTGCATTTGTATGCCTTAAATCATGAAATCTAACATTTTTATTTATTTTTGCAGCTTTTAAAACTTTTTTAATTTTATTTGTATATAACATGGGATGAATATATTTACCTGAACACCATGTCATAATCAAGTCATACCTTTTACCATCAAACATGTTATCTTTGTAAAATTCTTTAGCATTCGATTTGTTTTCTAATTGTTTATGATGTAGAGTTTTCAATAAACTTAATATAAAATTGGAAATATAAACAGACCTTTGACTTTCTATAGTTTTAGGAGAAGACATTTTTACATATCCATTTGTATAAATTAAATTGTTTTTTATGGTTAAAGTGTTTATCACTATAGTTTATATTTGACCACTCTAATCCTCCAAGTTCTCCACGTCTTAATCCTACTTCTAGAACTAGTTTTAACGCTATGTTAAACTTTCACAGGAGCACCACAGCAAGCAAATAATGTAACTACACAGACGAATATAGATACATCATCTATATCGAGCATACAAAGGGAATTAAATAGGCAAGGCTTTGGCAATTTAAAGATAGACAATATTGCAAGAAAAAGAACTTTATCAGCATGTCCAACAGTCCATAAATATTCAAGAGGAAATATAAACTAAGTGGATTTAAGAAAGACTTGGAGTTAACGCAGACGGTATAAACGGATACCAAACTCAAACAGCTATTAAGAATTTTAAAAGGTAACATGGATTATATTCGGATGGAATTGTTAGTAAAAATACATGAAGAGCATTATTAGGACTATAGAAATATAGTTCTTTTTAATATAAAAAAATAAAATTTTGGGGGTAAATATAAATGGAAAAATATAATTTTATAATTGCATTATTAATAATTTTAGGAGTGTGCGGAGTTGTAGGATACGGATTTGCACATTTAAAAAAGAAGGGATTTAAAACACAGGCACCGTTTTAGACGGAGCACAAACAGTAGTCGGAGATGTTGGAACTGCAATAAGGGCAGCTGACTCTTTAGTACCTAATAATAAAACTCTAAATTTATTAGATATAATTGACAAAATAGTATATAAATCTGTCATGGGAACAAAACAATTATATATATCATCACAGTTACCTGCAGATCAAAGAAAAGATAATGCAAAAAAACTTATATCAGCAGGACTAAAAGTAGCTAACATAAGCGAGACTCTATCTTCAGATATATTTATAGATGCAGTACTAGAGCAGATTATATATGATTCCAAGATAGATACAGAAAAGAAGAGTCAGGAGCAAAACACTTTACAATTACAGATAAGCCAATTAACTACAGAAAAAGCAAAATTACAGGCTAGCAATACAGAGTTAGTAAATAAAAATACAGAGCTTACTAATAAACTTACTTCAATTCAGAGTGCCGTAAAATAACTAATATATCAGATGAGTATCTGGTGTAATGC is from Clostridium acetobutylicum ATCC 824 and encodes:
- a CDS encoding Nif3-like dinuclear metal center hexameric protein: MSLKVKDLCNIIEDFAPISLKEDFDNVGLMVGDREASVDAIMTALDCTMDVIDEAIEKNCNMIITHHPILFKKPSKITMDTLLGKKIIKIISNNINVYSAHTNLDSVKDGINDAVVNILGFDKSSILAKNNKAVKEAGIGRVVELEQNMTLKELCDRVKESFKIQSLRYCGDEDKKIHSFAVINGSGQDFFEEARKRGVDCIITGDTSYHYVSDYNEMNIAVIDAGHFGTEWPSVVVMSKKLEGALHKMGINTPILVSQNNIDPYKFK
- a CDS encoding zinc ribbon domain-containing protein codes for the protein MNNNVELAYLIQENYDLIKESKKILRDGSYIYLLKKLKSEFETAKKNYVNRKTELAKIKQSYSAISIELRKEREKMETNEYKLYNKAGSNLNMIEKLEGAIEIEKQNLKNLEDEAVDLLDEEEKLKKEIEDLRLKLVNIKDNFYDYKEKSSEKVEKARQEMIAAKTKIEEIKSKIPKELFEEISHLMSKSSCAVAKLNGEICGGCRMKVSSMTIDDLINNNSIVHCDNCGRILYYDESEGKIKRKYKRKIRA
- a CDS encoding pentapeptide repeat-containing protein, encoding MSYNIDNKFELHKRWVETSGHEGEKLCLEEVDFRKFDLSDKLFEQANLAECVFDNLNLENIDFHTSLLCSSTYKNTNLRGCDFYKTDLSYTDFSDAVIKNVRFSKSDCWESIFRNVNLINCNLINDYFYLTDFSNATLDNVDISLSTFEETLLNGVKLRNIKGIEEAHFESINIGTFEKPILLKSQEAKKWVLENCL
- a CDS encoding tyrosine-type recombinase/integrase gives rise to the protein MINTLTIKNNLIYTNGYVKMSSPKTIESQRSVYISNFILSLLKTLHHKQLENKSNAKEFYKDNMFDGKRYDLIMTWCSGKYIHPMLYTNKIKKVLKAAKINKNVRFHDLRHTNATLLLQQGTDLKVIQERLGHKDIATTANIYSHVNKSMQKAATEKLLNILKD